From a region of the Sulfuriferula plumbiphila genome:
- a CDS encoding Arm DNA-binding domain-containing protein → MAGKLTDVHIKNWVKAGEAVAKSDGDGLTFKLSASGTASWTLRYRFSGKHREMTLRR, encoded by the coding sequence ATGGCCGGCAAGCTGACAGACGTACACATCAAGAACTGGGTGAAGGCGGGGGAGGCCGTGGCGAAGTCGGACGGGGACGGCCTGACCTTCAAGCTATCGGCATCGGGCACGGCGTCATGGACTTTGCGCTACCGTTTCAGCGGCAAGCATCGGGAGATGACCCTCAGGCGATAG